The following proteins are encoded in a genomic region of Synechococcus sp. CBW1002:
- a CDS encoding glucose-1-phosphate adenylyltransferase has translation MKRVLAIILGGGAGTRLYPLTKMRAKPAVPLAGKYRLIDIPISNCINSEINKIYVLTQFNSASLNRHLTMSYNLSAGFGQGFVEVLAAQQTPDSPSWFEGTADAVRKYQWLFQEWDVDHYLILSGDQLYRMDYSKFVQHHIDTGADLSVGALPVNPADAESFGLMRTNSAGQIQEFREKPKGEALEAMRVDTRSLGLSEEEAAKRPHLASMGIYVFSRDTLFDLLASHPKSTDFGKEIIPASLERGDNLQSFLFDDYWEDIGTIGAFYEANLALTDQPNPAFSFYDEKFPIYTRPRYLPPSKLWDAQVTQSIIGEGSMLKACSIHHCVLGVRTRVENEVVLQDTLVMGSDYFESSEERLVLRERGGLPIGIGKGTTIKRAIIDKNVRIGSNVAIVNKDQVEEADRPELNFYIRNGIVVVVKNGTIPDGMVI, from the coding sequence ATGAAGCGAGTTCTGGCAATTATTCTCGGCGGAGGAGCCGGAACTCGCCTGTACCCTCTCACCAAGATGCGGGCCAAGCCTGCTGTTCCTCTGGCTGGTAAATACCGTCTGATCGACATCCCGATCAGCAACTGCATCAACTCGGAGATCAACAAGATCTACGTGTTGACCCAGTTCAACAGTGCCTCGCTCAATCGTCACCTCACGATGAGCTACAACCTCTCGGCTGGCTTCGGGCAGGGTTTTGTCGAGGTGTTGGCTGCTCAGCAGACCCCAGACAGCCCCAGCTGGTTTGAGGGCACGGCCGATGCGGTGCGCAAATACCAGTGGCTGTTCCAGGAATGGGACGTGGATCACTACCTGATTCTGTCCGGTGACCAGCTCTACCGGATGGATTACAGCAAGTTTGTCCAGCACCACATTGATACCGGTGCCGATCTGTCTGTCGGGGCTCTGCCGGTCAATCCGGCAGACGCCGAAAGTTTCGGCCTGATGCGCACCAATTCAGCCGGGCAGATTCAGGAATTCCGCGAGAAGCCCAAGGGAGAGGCTCTTGAGGCGATGCGAGTGGACACCCGCAGCCTTGGGCTCTCCGAAGAGGAAGCCGCGAAACGGCCCCATCTGGCGTCGATGGGCATCTACGTGTTCAGCCGGGACACACTGTTTGATCTGCTGGCATCCCATCCCAAGTCCACGGATTTCGGCAAGGAGATCATTCCGGCTTCCCTGGAGCGGGGCGACAATCTGCAGAGTTTTCTATTTGATGACTACTGGGAAGACATCGGAACGATCGGTGCCTTCTACGAAGCCAACCTTGCGCTGACCGATCAACCTAATCCTGCCTTTTCATTCTACGACGAAAAGTTTCCCATCTATACACGCCCTCGCTATCTACCCCCCAGCAAGCTTTGGGATGCTCAGGTCACGCAATCGATCATCGGGGAAGGGTCGATGCTGAAAGCCTGCAGCATTCACCACTGCGTCCTCGGGGTTCGTACCCGGGTGGAAAACGAGGTGGTTCTTCAGGACACCCTGGTGATGGGATCGGATTATTTTGAATCGAGTGAAGAACGGCTGGTGCTTCGGGAACGTGGCGGGCTGCCGATCGGTATCGGCAAGGGCACCACGATCAAGCGGGCAATCATCGACAAGAATGTGCGGATCGGCTCCAATGTGGCGATCGTGAATAAGGATCAAGTGGAGGAAGCCGATCGTCCTGAGCTCAATTTCTATATTCGCAATGGCATTGTGGTGGTTGTGAAGAACGGCACGATTCCCGATGGCATGGTGATCTGA
- a CDS encoding HupE/UreJ family protein: MSFPGSQEGSGPLWLRTPQPPESVAPVRRLRSSLLPLCGLPILLLAGLLLSGPAQAHHAMELMGLKPTPIHGLISGLAHPLLGPDHLLFLLALSLVGLQQRATWMVALLATGLGGSALGLALPNLPGAEAAVAFTLTLVGLVLLDRLPRWVLVPAFALHGYVLSDAVLGWTAGPTGSYLIGLMLSQMALLLVSLWAMRRAAASLTPTRQRLIAAGLIGCGGAWAWSSLVG; this comes from the coding sequence ATGTCTTTCCCTGGTTCCCAGGAGGGCTCCGGCCCCCTCTGGCTTCGCACGCCACAGCCCCCGGAATCTGTTGCCCCAGTCCGACGTCTTCGCTCCAGTCTCCTGCCGCTCTGTGGCCTGCCGATCCTTCTCCTGGCTGGTCTGTTGCTGTCGGGGCCGGCACAGGCGCACCATGCCATGGAGCTGATGGGGCTGAAGCCCACGCCGATCCATGGACTGATCAGCGGCCTGGCCCATCCGCTTCTGGGTCCCGACCATCTGCTCTTCCTGCTGGCCCTGTCGCTGGTGGGGCTGCAGCAGCGTGCCACCTGGATGGTGGCCCTGCTGGCCACCGGTCTGGGTGGCAGTGCTCTGGGGCTGGCCTTGCCCAACCTGCCCGGAGCCGAAGCAGCCGTGGCGTTCACCCTCACCCTGGTGGGCCTGGTTCTGCTCGACAGGCTGCCCCGATGGGTTCTGGTGCCTGCCTTTGCCTTGCATGGCTACGTGCTGAGTGATGCCGTTCTGGGTTGGACGGCCGGTCCGACCGGCAGCTATCTGATCGGCCTGATGCTCAGTCAGATGGCTCTGCTGCTGGTGTCGCTCTGGGCGATGCGCCGGGCCGCTGCCAGCCTCACCCCGACCCGCCAGCGCCTGATTGCGGCCGGGCTGATCGGCTGCGGTGGCGCCTGGGCCTGGTCGAGCCTGGTGGGCTGA
- the ilvD gene encoding dihydroxy-acid dehydratase: protein MLRSAAITQGIQRSPNRAMLRAVGFGDGDFNKPIIGIANGYSTITPCNLGLNDLTRCAEQAAHAAGAMPQTFGTITVSDGISMGTEGMKYSLVSREVIADSIETACNAQSMDGLLAIGGCDKNMPGAMLAMARMNIPAIFVYGGTIKPGKLGPCDLTVVSAFEAVGQFSGGRIAEEELVAIEKNACPGAGSCGGMFTANTMSSAFEAMGLSLPYSSTMAAEDPEKAESAARSAEVLVEAIANNIRPRDLLTREAFENAISVIMAVGGSTNSVLHLLAIARTAGVELSIDDFEQIRQRVPVICDLKPSGRYVTVNLHQAGGIPQVMKLLLDAGLLHGDCRTIEGKTLREVLADVPSQPPADQDVIRPLSNPLYAKGHLAILKGNLAQEGAVAKISGVKTPVITGPARVYESEEAALAAILDGQIQPGDVVVVRYEGPVGGPGMREMLSPTAAIIGQGLGESVALITDGRFSGGSYGLVVGHVAPEAAVGGTIALVEEGDSITVDARQLLLQLNVDEAELQRRRAAWVRPEPRYRTGVLGKYARLVSSSSLGAVTDPV from the coding sequence ATGCTCCGCTCCGCTGCCATCACCCAGGGCATCCAGCGTTCACCCAACCGGGCCATGTTGCGGGCCGTTGGTTTTGGAGACGGCGACTTCAACAAACCGATCATCGGCATCGCCAACGGCTACAGCACGATCACGCCCTGCAATCTGGGGCTGAACGATCTCACCCGTTGCGCCGAGCAGGCTGCCCATGCCGCCGGGGCCATGCCCCAGACCTTCGGCACGATCACGGTGAGCGATGGCATCTCGATGGGTACCGAGGGGATGAAATATTCCCTGGTCAGCCGGGAGGTGATCGCCGATTCGATCGAAACCGCCTGCAACGCCCAGAGCATGGACGGGCTGCTGGCGATCGGTGGCTGCGACAAGAACATGCCAGGCGCCATGCTGGCCATGGCCCGCATGAACATTCCGGCCATCTTTGTGTATGGCGGCACCATCAAGCCCGGCAAGCTCGGCCCCTGCGATCTCACCGTGGTGAGTGCGTTTGAGGCGGTGGGTCAGTTCTCCGGCGGACGCATCGCCGAGGAGGAACTGGTGGCGATCGAGAAGAACGCCTGCCCGGGTGCTGGAAGCTGCGGCGGCATGTTCACCGCCAACACGATGAGCTCCGCATTTGAGGCGATGGGGCTGAGCCTTCCCTACAGCTCCACCATGGCGGCCGAAGATCCGGAGAAAGCCGAGAGTGCGGCCCGATCAGCCGAGGTGCTGGTGGAGGCGATCGCCAACAACATCCGCCCGCGCGACCTGCTCACCCGCGAGGCCTTTGAGAATGCGATCAGTGTGATCATGGCGGTGGGCGGCTCCACCAATTCAGTGCTGCACCTGCTGGCGATCGCCCGCACGGCCGGCGTGGAACTCTCGATCGATGATTTCGAGCAGATCCGCCAGCGGGTGCCGGTGATCTGCGATCTCAAACCCAGCGGCCGCTATGTCACGGTGAATCTGCACCAAGCCGGAGGCATTCCCCAGGTGATGAAGCTGCTGCTGGATGCCGGCCTGCTGCATGGCGATTGCCGCACGATCGAAGGCAAGACCCTGCGGGAGGTGCTGGCCGACGTTCCCAGCCAGCCCCCCGCCGATCAGGACGTGATCCGTCCCCTCTCCAACCCTCTCTATGCGAAGGGACACCTGGCCATCCTCAAGGGAAACCTGGCTCAGGAGGGTGCGGTGGCCAAGATCTCAGGAGTGAAGACCCCGGTGATCACTGGCCCGGCCCGGGTCTACGAAAGTGAGGAAGCCGCCTTGGCCGCCATCCTCGATGGCCAGATTCAACCCGGCGACGTGGTGGTGGTCCGTTACGAGGGCCCCGTTGGCGGTCCCGGCATGCGCGAGATGCTCAGCCCCACCGCCGCGATCATCGGTCAGGGTCTGGGCGAATCGGTGGCCCTGATCACGGACGGCCGCTTCTCCGGTGGCTCCTACGGCCTCGTGGTGGGTCACGTCGCCCCAGAGGCCGCCGTGGGAGGCACTATCGCTCTGGTGGAGGAGGGCGACAGCATCACCGTGGATGCCAGGCAGCTGTTGCTGCAGCTCAACGTGGATGAGGCCGAACTGCAGCGGCGCCGTGCCGCCTGGGTCAGGCCTGAACCTCGTTACCGCACGGGTGTGCTGGGCAAGTACGCCCGGCTGGTCAGCAGCAGCAGCCTCGGGGCTGTGACCGATCCGGTCTGA
- the cobW gene encoding cobalamin biosynthesis protein CobW, which produces MAPLNSRLPVTVVTGFLGAGKTTLLRHLLLNSGQRLAVLVNEFGDVGIDGSLLRDCGFCPEEEAEGRLVELTNGCLCCTVQDDFLPTMTRLLERSDQLDGIVVETSGLALPAPLVDAFRWPEIRTRTRVHAVVTVVDGEALAAGHVVADPAVLEAQRLADPSLDHATAIEDLFEDQLEAADLVLISRADRISPDDLDRLRQQLHPRLRSATAVLPMQRGDISPELVLQLRRPDEADAHQHGEHLDDDHDHHPDDHDQHHDHAHVAMGSAVLRLAGDWSRQQVEPAIAELIQRQGLIRLKGWLWQQGRPRPLQIQAVGPRLECWYETAPSSQLAGEPGLELVALGLGLDAEACKVCLLDALDSAPAP; this is translated from the coding sequence ATGGCCCCCTTGAATTCCCGCCTTCCAGTCACGGTGGTGACCGGCTTTCTTGGCGCCGGCAAGACCACCCTGCTGCGCCATCTGCTTCTGAACAGCGGTCAGCGTCTCGCCGTTCTCGTTAACGAATTCGGTGATGTGGGCATCGATGGATCGCTGCTGCGCGATTGCGGCTTCTGCCCGGAAGAGGAAGCCGAAGGCCGGTTGGTGGAACTGACCAACGGCTGCCTCTGCTGCACCGTGCAGGACGACTTCCTGCCCACCATGACGCGGCTGCTGGAGCGCTCGGACCAGCTCGACGGCATCGTCGTCGAAACCAGTGGCCTCGCCCTGCCGGCTCCGTTGGTGGATGCCTTCCGCTGGCCTGAGATCCGCACCCGCACGCGGGTCCATGCCGTGGTCACCGTGGTGGATGGTGAAGCGCTGGCGGCTGGCCATGTGGTGGCGGATCCGGCTGTGCTGGAGGCGCAACGCCTGGCGGATCCGAGCCTGGATCACGCCACGGCGATCGAGGACCTGTTCGAAGACCAGCTCGAGGCGGCGGATCTGGTGCTGATCAGCAGAGCCGATCGCATCAGCCCAGACGATCTCGATCGCCTGCGCCAGCAGCTCCATCCACGCCTGCGCAGCGCCACGGCCGTTCTGCCGATGCAGCGGGGTGACATCAGCCCGGAGCTGGTGCTGCAGCTCCGCCGGCCAGACGAGGCTGACGCTCATCAGCACGGCGAGCACCTCGACGACGACCACGACCACCATCCCGACGACCACGATCAACACCACGACCACGCCCACGTGGCGATGGGATCGGCGGTGTTGCGCCTGGCCGGCGACTGGTCGCGTCAGCAGGTGGAGCCAGCCATCGCTGAGCTGATCCAGCGCCAGGGGCTGATCCGGCTCAAGGGTTGGTTGTGGCAGCAGGGCCGACCACGCCCCCTGCAGATTCAGGCCGTGGGTCCGCGTCTGGAGTGCTGGTACGAAACCGCCCCCTCCAGCCAGCTGGCCGGCGAGCCTGGGCTTGAACTGGTGGCCCTGGGGCTGGGTCTCGACGCGGAGGCCTGCAAGGTCTGCCTGCTCGATGCACTCGACTCTGCCCCTGCACCTTAA
- a CDS encoding glutamyl-tRNA reductase, producing the protein MHIAVVGLSHRTAPVEIRERLSIPEQTMEASLQQLRSDEQVLEASILSTCNRLEIYALLRHPDQGISAVGSFLSQHSGLSVDELSPHLFTFHHEDAIAHLLRVAAGLDSLVLGEGQILSQVKKMVRLGQEHRSLGPILNRLLNQAVSTGKRVRTETNLGTGAVSISSAAVELAQLKVGQARGVDDLVPLDQEQVAVVGAGRMSRLLLQHLAAKGCRGVVLLNRTVSRAETLAADFPDLPVQCRPLVDLDHCLSTCSLVFTSTAADDPIIDAERLNRLNRRSSLMLVDIGVPRNIASDAGDLAGVEAFDVDDLQEVVARNQEARREIAAEAEGLLEEEARLFLEWWDGLEAVPVVNRLRIQLEDIREQELQKALSRMGPDLSARERKVVEALSKGIINKILHTPVTNLRAPQPRQQRHTAMKVLQDLFELVDGSNET; encoded by the coding sequence ATGCACATTGCCGTTGTCGGCCTGAGCCACCGCACGGCTCCTGTGGAGATCCGGGAGCGCCTGAGCATCCCGGAGCAGACCATGGAGGCCTCTCTCCAGCAACTGCGCTCCGATGAGCAGGTGCTGGAGGCCTCCATCCTCAGCACCTGCAACCGGCTGGAGATCTATGCCCTGCTGCGGCATCCCGACCAGGGCATCTCGGCTGTGGGCTCCTTCCTCAGCCAGCATTCCGGCCTGAGCGTCGATGAGCTCAGCCCGCATCTCTTCACCTTTCATCATGAAGATGCCATTGCCCACCTGCTGAGGGTGGCTGCCGGCCTCGACTCGTTGGTGCTGGGCGAGGGCCAGATCCTCTCCCAGGTGAAGAAGATGGTGCGGCTCGGCCAGGAGCACCGCTCCCTCGGCCCGATTCTCAACCGCCTGCTGAACCAGGCGGTGAGTACCGGCAAGCGGGTGCGAACCGAAACCAATCTCGGCACCGGGGCCGTATCGATCAGCTCAGCGGCCGTTGAGCTGGCCCAGCTGAAGGTCGGCCAGGCCCGAGGAGTGGACGACCTGGTCCCGCTCGACCAGGAGCAGGTGGCCGTGGTGGGGGCTGGACGCATGTCCCGGCTGCTGCTGCAGCATCTGGCGGCCAAGGGCTGTCGGGGTGTGGTGCTGCTGAACCGCACCGTGAGTCGGGCCGAAACCCTGGCGGCCGATTTCCCGGATCTGCCCGTGCAGTGCAGACCCCTGGTGGACCTGGATCACTGCCTCAGCACCTGCTCACTGGTGTTCACCAGCACCGCCGCTGATGACCCGATCATCGATGCGGAGCGACTGAACCGGCTGAACCGCCGATCCAGCCTGATGCTGGTGGACATCGGTGTCCCCCGCAACATCGCCTCCGATGCCGGCGACCTGGCTGGTGTCGAGGCTTTTGATGTGGACGACCTCCAGGAAGTGGTGGCCCGCAACCAGGAGGCCCGTCGAGAGATCGCCGCCGAAGCCGAAGGCCTGCTGGAGGAGGAGGCAAGGCTGTTTCTGGAATGGTGGGATGGCCTCGAAGCCGTGCCCGTGGTGAACCGGCTGCGGATCCAGCTGGAGGACATCCGCGAGCAGGAACTTCAGAAAGCCCTGAGCCGCATGGGCCCGGATCTCTCGGCAAGGGAGCGCAAGGTGGTGGAGGCGCTCAGCAAGGGAATCATCAACAAGATCCTCCACACTCCCGTGACCAACCTGCGGGCCCCCCAGCCGCGTCAACAACGCCACACGGCGATGAAGGTGCTGCAGGATCTGTTCGAGCTGGTCGACGGCAGCAACGAGACCTGA
- the pgl gene encoding 6-phosphogluconolactonase — translation MTTYRLVVTSSADDLARRVAETIASRLDLALAERDRALIALAGGETPRAAYTLLGQEHLPWERVDVLLGDERMVPPDAAASNARMLRETLLESGPGHGARFHPVPTEVGSAEACAEAYTALLAQLSPGAIPIFDVVLLGLGDDGHTASLFPGTAACLERVKPVTIGEGKGLPRLSLSAPVLSAARQVIFLVSGATKAEALRRLLDPQESVERTPARLVSPATEVLILADAAAAGTATA, via the coding sequence ATGACCACCTACCGCCTTGTCGTTACCTCCTCCGCTGACGACCTCGCCCGTCGTGTTGCCGAGACGATCGCCTCTCGCCTCGATCTGGCACTGGCCGAACGCGACCGCGCCCTGATCGCCCTGGCGGGTGGCGAAACACCTCGGGCGGCTTACACCCTGCTGGGACAGGAACACCTGCCCTGGGAGCGGGTGGATGTGCTGCTCGGCGATGAGCGGATGGTGCCCCCGGATGCTGCGGCCAGCAATGCGCGCATGCTGCGGGAAACCTTGTTGGAGAGTGGACCCGGTCACGGCGCCCGCTTCCACCCGGTTCCCACCGAGGTCGGCTCGGCTGAGGCCTGCGCCGAGGCCTACACCGCCCTGCTGGCTCAACTCAGCCCTGGTGCCATCCCCATCTTTGATGTGGTGCTGCTGGGCCTGGGCGATGACGGCCACACCGCCTCCCTGTTTCCTGGGACGGCAGCCTGCCTGGAGCGGGTCAAGCCGGTCACGATCGGCGAAGGCAAAGGGCTGCCGCGCCTCAGCCTTTCAGCCCCGGTGCTCTCGGCGGCACGGCAGGTGATCTTTCTGGTGAGCGGCGCCACTAAGGCGGAGGCCCTGCGGCGCTTGCTGGATCCCCAGGAATCCGTGGAACGCACCCCAGCCCGGCTGGTAAGTCCGGCCACTGAGGTGCTGATCCTGGCCGATGCCGCTGCCGCCGGCACGGCGACTGCCTGA
- a CDS encoding CIA30 family protein, which produces MASSSPSTEKPASLTLVAGDGFSGWHALNDTVMGGQSRGSTQAGSGGLVFDGEVIEAGGGFISCRSPVFGPPLDLSAYAAFELDLRADGRRYKLAVACADGLGGMTELIPGGLRWVAEFATQPAGELSRIRIAFADLRPSVRARPLGLPLRFDPSRITRLQLLHSRFADDGGSNSGFRAGPIHLVIEAIRAVA; this is translated from the coding sequence ATGGCGTCTTCCAGCCCCTCCACCGAAAAGCCCGCGTCGCTCACCCTGGTGGCCGGCGATGGCTTCAGCGGCTGGCATGCCCTCAACGACACCGTGATGGGGGGCCAGAGCCGCGGCAGCACTCAGGCGGGCAGCGGTGGGCTGGTGTTCGATGGCGAGGTGATCGAAGCGGGCGGTGGCTTCATCAGCTGCCGCTCCCCCGTGTTCGGCCCGCCGCTCGATCTGTCGGCCTACGCGGCCTTTGAACTGGATCTCAGGGCCGATGGCCGCCGCTACAAGCTGGCGGTTGCCTGCGCCGATGGCCTGGGTGGCATGACGGAGCTGATCCCCGGTGGTCTGCGCTGGGTCGCGGAGTTCGCCACCCAACCCGCCGGTGAGCTCAGCCGGATCAGGATTGCCTTTGCTGATCTGCGGCCATCGGTACGGGCCAGACCCCTGGGGCTGCCCCTGCGCTTCGATCCCAGCCGGATCACGCGCCTGCAGCTGCTCCATTCCCGATTCGCCGATGATGGCGGCTCCAACAGTGGCTTCCGTGCCGGGCCGATCCACCTGGTGATTGAAGCGATCCGGGCCGTGGCCTGA
- the gndA gene encoding NADP-dependent phosphogluconate dehydrogenase, producing the protein MSKAHFGLIGLGVMGENLVLNAERNGFSSVVYNRTTAKTDEFLAGRGAGKDIVGAATLEEFVAALERPRRILMMVKAGAPIDAMIAQLSPLLEEGDLLIDGGNSLYTDTERRVAELESKSFGYIGMGVSGGAKGALEGPSMMPGGTRAAYDAIESLVRKMAAKVEDGPCVTYIGPGGAGHFVKTVHNGIEYGIEQILAEAYDLMKRVAGLNGDAMADVLGQWNSMEELASFLVEITEVCLRTKDPESGADLVEFIVDAAGQKGTGLWTVESALQMGVPVPTIYAALNARVLSSLRPERLAAESVLAAPAPHSFDLGEPASGMEPLRDACILACIVSYGQGMALLQAASTIHDYQLDFSAIGQIWKGGCIIRARLLQRIQDAYATDPNLPNLMLDPWFADQVNRRLPGLRQVVAGAALAGIPVPCLSSSLDYIDSYRTGRLPQNLVQAMRDCFGSHTYERTDRPGSFHTEWLD; encoded by the coding sequence ATGAGTAAGGCGCATTTCGGCCTCATCGGTCTCGGCGTGATGGGAGAGAACCTGGTGCTCAACGCCGAGCGCAATGGCTTCTCCAGCGTCGTCTACAACCGCACCACCGCCAAGACCGACGAATTTCTGGCCGGCCGCGGTGCCGGCAAGGACATCGTGGGCGCCGCCACCCTCGAAGAGTTTGTGGCGGCCCTGGAGCGGCCGCGCCGCATCCTGATGATGGTCAAGGCGGGGGCACCGATCGACGCGATGATCGCCCAGCTTTCACCGCTGCTTGAGGAAGGCGACCTGCTGATTGATGGCGGGAATTCCCTCTACACCGACACAGAACGCCGGGTGGCGGAACTCGAGAGCAAGAGTTTCGGCTACATCGGCATGGGTGTGAGCGGTGGCGCCAAGGGCGCGCTTGAGGGTCCCAGCATGATGCCGGGGGGCACCCGCGCCGCCTACGACGCCATCGAGTCCCTGGTACGCAAGATGGCCGCCAAGGTTGAAGACGGCCCCTGTGTGACCTACATCGGGCCCGGCGGTGCCGGCCACTTCGTCAAGACCGTCCACAACGGCATTGAATACGGGATCGAGCAGATTCTGGCCGAGGCCTACGACCTGATGAAGCGGGTGGCCGGCCTCAATGGCGATGCCATGGCCGACGTGCTTGGCCAGTGGAACAGCATGGAGGAGCTCGCTTCCTTCCTGGTCGAGATCACCGAAGTCTGCCTGCGCACCAAGGATCCCGAGAGCGGAGCCGATCTGGTGGAGTTCATCGTCGATGCGGCCGGCCAGAAGGGCACCGGCCTCTGGACGGTGGAGAGCGCCCTGCAGATGGGGGTGCCGGTTCCCACCATCTACGCGGCTCTCAATGCCCGTGTGCTGAGTTCCCTGAGGCCGGAGCGCCTGGCGGCCGAATCCGTGCTGGCGGCACCGGCACCCCACAGCTTTGATCTGGGCGAACCGGCCTCGGGGATGGAGCCCCTCAGGGATGCCTGCATCCTGGCCTGCATCGTGAGCTACGGCCAGGGCATGGCTCTGCTGCAGGCGGCCTCAACAATCCACGACTACCAGCTCGATTTCTCGGCCATCGGCCAGATCTGGAAGGGAGGCTGCATTATTCGGGCCCGCCTGCTCCAGCGGATTCAGGATGCCTATGCCACTGATCCAAACCTGCCCAACCTGATGCTCGATCCCTGGTTCGCCGACCAGGTGAACCGCCGCCTGCCGGGCCTGCGCCAGGTGGTGGCCGGCGCCGCCCTGGCGGGCATTCCGGTGCCCTGCCTGAGCAGCAGCCTCGACTACATCGACAGCTATCGCACCGGCCGCCTGCCCCAGAACCTGGTGCAGGCCATGCGCGACTGCTTCGGCTCCCATACCTACGAGCGCACGGATCGCCCGGGGAGTTTCCACACCGAGTGGCTCGATTGA
- the upp gene encoding uracil phosphoribosyltransferase produces MSMSLRVVVPPHPLIGHWLTLLRDAQTPPALFATGMAELGRWLTYEALRDWLPHQRVTVQTDLASTEGTVVDASVPVLVVPMLRGGLGLWQGGQTVLPVATVAHVAVQPTGSGDLFWALDALPAVIASRVGVLVYAPEIGDGRDLIAVLQRLQQRGVEGQRLRVISTLAARPGLSAIAEAFPDLTIYCACIDAELDPAGRLSPGIGDVVLRLFGSLGAAA; encoded by the coding sequence ATGAGCATGTCCCTGCGGGTGGTGGTGCCACCCCATCCCCTGATCGGCCACTGGCTCACGTTGCTGCGCGATGCCCAGACCCCGCCCGCCCTCTTTGCCACCGGCATGGCCGAGCTGGGACGCTGGCTCACCTACGAAGCCCTGCGCGACTGGTTGCCCCATCAGCGGGTGACCGTCCAGACCGACCTGGCCTCGACCGAAGGCACGGTGGTGGATGCCTCGGTGCCGGTGCTGGTGGTGCCGATGCTGCGGGGCGGGCTGGGGCTCTGGCAGGGAGGCCAGACCGTGCTGCCCGTCGCCACGGTGGCCCATGTGGCAGTGCAACCCACCGGCTCCGGCGATCTGTTCTGGGCACTCGACGCCCTGCCCGCGGTGATCGCTTCCCGGGTGGGGGTGCTGGTCTACGCCCCGGAAATCGGCGATGGGCGCGACCTGATCGCCGTGCTGCAGCGCCTGCAGCAGCGGGGCGTGGAGGGCCAGCGGCTGCGGGTGATCTCCACCCTGGCGGCCCGTCCCGGTCTGAGTGCCATCGCTGAAGCTTTCCCGGATCTCACCATCTATTGCGCCTGCATCGACGCTGAGCTGGATCCGGCCGGCAGGCTCTCACCGGGAATCGGCGACGTTGTCCTTCGCTTATTCGGCAGTCTCGGGGCTGCTGCCTAG
- a CDS encoding pentapeptide repeat-containing protein — translation MLSRKAPLALLLSTSVLLAGPAWLGGALPAGAITAPELRGQRSVQDLQPDMHGRDLKQQEFLKAELQGYDLSDTDLRGAVFNSSNLRGANLQGADLGDVVAYASRFDGADLRDARLRNAMLMQSRFRDAEISGADFSDAVLDLTEQKALCKRASGSNPVTGVSTAESLGCR, via the coding sequence ATGCTCAGCAGGAAGGCCCCACTCGCTCTGCTGCTGAGCACGTCCGTGCTGCTCGCCGGACCCGCCTGGCTCGGCGGAGCCCTTCCAGCTGGGGCGATCACGGCGCCGGAGCTGCGCGGCCAACGGTCCGTCCAGGACCTGCAACCGGACATGCACGGCCGCGACCTGAAGCAGCAGGAATTTCTCAAGGCCGAGCTGCAGGGCTACGACCTCAGCGACACCGATCTGCGGGGTGCCGTGTTCAATTCCAGCAACCTGCGCGGCGCCAATCTGCAGGGGGCCGACCTGGGCGATGTGGTGGCCTACGCCAGTCGGTTTGATGGTGCCGATCTGCGGGACGCCCGGCTGCGCAACGCCATGCTGATGCAGAGCCGCTTCCGCGATGCCGAGATCAGCGGCGCCGATTTCAGCGATGCGGTGCTGGATCTGACCGAACAGAAGGCCCTCTGCAAGCGAGCCAGCGGCTCCAATCCAGTCACAGGCGTCAGCACAGCCGAAAGCCTGGGTTGCCGCTGA